AAACCTAAAATTATCATTCCCTTTCCCCAAATTATATGAAAAGTTTTATAGGTTTTCTAAGTTAGCATACCCACAAGCCATGCCCATGTTATGGAGAACCCTTTATGTTTTGGACCAtttagttaaggaaaagaaaatCAATTTTAAGATTTTAGACCTTCCCCTAGCATACAATTTGCAAAGTTTTGGTCCGGGTTACTATATGCTTAAGGCTCCTAGCAAAGATGAGAGATTGGCTTTGGGGGTTACTCAGAATGAGCCATCATGGAAAAGTAgatttttctttgtttcaaaaaagtctgttagaaatccaaaaatagtgataaattgtaatttaaattagtggacttagttgttgttaagacatgctgaaatgatttctaaggttgagggactaggagtgttaattagcttaattgtacatttagactataaataccctcaactccttagaaatcataagcctttgatcaATTTTTACATACATTTAATCCAGAtcgttccaatctctctctctctctagaaatcacacacactaaacacaccaagaacacacacacttgatccaccattgttgagatcaaatccAGAGAAGAAATCATGTtatgacatgtggtatcagagaaaaacatcactttgatatcgatccataactgattttgatctcaattttcatccaaattcatatcaaaaaccgtttttcataccgtcccctgtttcatcatttttcatcgattaaaacacataaaatcatcaatttttgttcaccaatagattcctcatagctcaaaacataattctgTCAAGTTTTACGTTCCAATTCAATTGAGATCTCGAGATTGAACTTTtggtttttggcgctcaaaatttggattttgattctgttgtgttattagctgaattttgttcaaggatttgttgcggacgtgattacaaacattttgcaagagatttcaagttctaactccaagtaattcgaaagatattgaagctttaaaagtcatcaatggagtttttgcaAACTGTtataatgaagaagatgacctccagacgatcttcactaggacgatctttctCAGATCGTCTCAGAGcttgaattttcattcattcatactttctgtgttgtggcttgtaggacgatcctcacaagatcgttctagcaagtggttgtggtgtgaagtattgattgtggctaaccaATCCAAAAGGatcggttttggtcaattcaaagtgatttactttgaaaattaagacagaaaactaagacgatcttgccaagatcgtctcagttacctgactctaggacgatcttgcccaagatcgtcttagtgtctgttaaaagttggtgtgttttggttgtttaattgaagttgttgtgattgggaatcacacacttcctgggtaactgatcattcttgattggttttgctcaaattcattcctaccaATTCATAACcaaactctgtccaaattttcttaaaatacataaaaaatttcTCAGtcacccaagacgatcttcaactcaagaccgtctcattttcccTTCaaattctaagacgatcttcaacgAGATTGTTTTCATTTCCAAGTCTGTCATTTTCCAATTTCCTTTTCaaattcctttaattcaatttcagtttacaattccaaaaacacaaaatcattattcaatttcaatttcatttcatacttagttaaatttcatcaaatttcttccaagacgatcttccttaAATCGTCTCACTCTTTCAAATCTAAGACGACCTTCACCAATTTGTCttacttttttcttcttctaggacgatcttccaaaacgatcttcacctaggacgatcttcatcaagatcgtttcatttcctgaaTTTTACAAATCTCATTTCAttccaagtttcaaatcaaatctctttcaaatggcttctcgtgaagcattggcattgggttccgatacaagacctccagttctctaccgtggttcttatggactatagaagaaaagatttatggactatgtggaatgtcaaccaaatggtcaccttcttaaagattctatccttaatggacttgcagttcatcgccatcccacaactggtgcaatactcactcttgatcttttgaatgctaaacaaaaagatcgaacagctgcagataacagagctagatcatgcttatacaaagcactaccggatgaaatctatggttccgttgattcttatgatacatccaaggagatatgggatgaggtggcaagacaaatggaaggatctgacctaacttcaacaattagattgacaaatgtgttgactgagtttgacaacttcagcaaattgccaaatgaatctctagaggctgtctactgtagattctgcaatgtcataaatgaacttaggaagaacaatgtcaagaaatcagagattgagttaaacatcaaattcatcaaagctcttggtcctgagtgggaagattatggaactcagattaagcaacatcaaaatctggccaagttctccatccataatcttcatggatccttcaaactcaatgaacatcaagtcctaaacaaagcttcatcaaacaaaatgccagaagttgtatcttctgatcctttggcattaattgttgaaaagaaggtttctgaagctcttaaaaggcaaatggtagttgtttcttcgtttgatgaggagggagatgatatgttggctccaagagatggtgtttctgacgaattatatcaagctcttgccgcagttaccaaacacttcaagaaaaagttctacaaagcgaggctaacaaacaataatctccgcacttcttccacaagtgcatttctcaagaaggaacactatcattctaagaataatggtcaaggtgaatcaagtggatccaagcatgttgaaaagaaagttgaaggttatgacaaacaagttgttgaaaagggtaaagcttctgataaaaagtgctacaattgtggaaatcctggtcattttgcaattgattgcaagcaaccttgTAAggggaactatgagtactacaagcagaagatgttgttggcaaagcatgtggaagccggtcatgcattgcttgctgaagatgacaaatggctgttgctctcggatgatgaagatgaagatctctctgcaaatgtgtgcttcatggcgaggttagccaaggacaaagctttttaggctgaaagcactgatgatgagtacccggatgatgagtacccggatgatgaggtaaatctacactctgctTTTCAATAgctaaagataaagagtcgtttgatttagctttatcaaatttgacaactcatatcacgtctttaaccaacaaaaataagaagttgaaaaatagtatttcatcttctaaaagtgaattttcaaaactctttgaagaacattcaaaattactttttgatcatgatactattaaacaagactttcagtCATACAAAGAaaggatgttggttaaagaatgtgagttgcatgcctctcctgattctaagttattacataaatgtcacaatcttgaaaaagaccaatgagtggcttcgagcaaatgctagacaaatggatgttgatattcttaataaaaagcttcaagaatccaaaccaaacaatgttgaactagaaagaaagatttctgatttaaatcatacttgttttttgaaaggtgttgagattgaaaatcttaaaaaccaaattgaggaattcaaaaagaatattccttttatcaagagaagttatataaagttgaacaaaaccctcttttggattttaccgcctatttcaacaagtcgaaaattgacaaatcggaacttcttcatgggttgggatttgagaatatcactccattacaaaaggcaaaagaccaaattgaacctctgtatgatgaaaaatttcttcgccttggtatggtacaacaaattattcgtccactggatgacgaatttgagactgatgatgttgagaaaatacctcaaactgaatttttggttaactatgatgctataaatgcttcaaGACTTTCAGTTAGGATGCTTGGAGCGTTAAGGATACGCCCATAGGCAGATAATTCACTGGATTTCTAATCATAAACCAAAGTTTAGATTCTTTTTGGCGAGATTATGGCATCCAACGAACTcctgtaattttaaagaatcttcagttttcaaattagaagaaatagcatcaaattttcaaaaccaaaagtcaattggtatttcacctaaacctactaaaatgtatgttccatccacaattttggaaaaacaaatagaaggtttacaacaaaaggtgaattctcaacaacaagtcattgatcatctcaagtctcaaaatcaaagtcCAGAGACTGAATTAATTGACGTagacaccaagaaagtttgtgtgaatgtttctactcaaactaatCTAAGTGCtgaagtagaccattccactcagactacttgtgtttcatctactgattcctccacccagatcttgactgattctcttgagtgttcatgtcaaactgctgctactatagctgatgattatgtgcaaactgatttatctaatgacgaacttgcacatagtggCATAGAATTCTTGCTACTGATTTATGTGCAAACTGctgctacatcaaagaattctcgGTTgcggcatagaaggctttctcacctaaactttcctaccatcaatactttggtcaacaagcatcttgttgaaggcttgccagactataagtatgaaagtgagcatgtgtgtccttcttgtgttgttgggaagattaaacgagcttctcataaacctaagaaatctccaaatttattagcacctcttcatttgcttcacatggatctttgtgggccgatgaaagtacaaagccaaAATGGGTAGAGAtaaatcttggttattgttgatgattattcaaaatatacttaggtcaagtttcttgcttccaaagatgaaacaactcaaattctgatcgatttcatcacttctactcaagtaaatcttcaacttccagtccgttacatccgttcagataacggaactgagttcaaaaatgccgtgtttgatgaattttgtaaatccaaaggcattactcaccaattctctgcggttcgtatcctacaacaaaacggtgtcgttgaaaggagaaatcgaacgctagtggaagttgcaagaacaatgcttgcttattctaatttgccttccaatatgtgggctgaagctattgacactgcttgtcacactcagaatcggtccattgttaatcagcgttttgagaagactccttatgaggttgttaacaaacggaaacccaacatcaactattttcatatctgtaggtgtgtttgttatactctgaatgatcgggaaaatcttggaaagttcgagaagaaaggtgatgaaggttactttgttgttattccaagacatcgattgcctaccgaatctacaatcgccgaacaaatacgattcaagaaacaatgaatgtttggtttgatgagatgtcgggcatgatctttgagcaagaaagtttgctaccaacaagtaatgatccaagtaattcaagtacttcatcaaggacttctactttggcatctaaattcaagaagtttgcagctccaacaagtgatgagttagatattctttttgaagaattctacaattctaaaccgattcatgatgaagaacctcaagtcatcattgaaccagttcgaaccatgatccagttcctgacaaccatcatgaatcatcatcaagttcttctgagcaaaatgctacttcttcaagtagtagttcttcatcctcttctaatgattcttcttctcaatcctctcctgataattcttctccagtgaatgttcaagaacaacctatccaatatacccagactaccaatccgatgaacactccaaatgtatatgtgcctcttcatttcgatcatccatcctatgaggaagctgttataccaagctatgattccatctctcagcaaaactctggttttaatgatgatgatgttgatgtcaatcaacaagatcctcttcctcatgatcacaaatggtcacgtatgcgaaaagatcatcctacagatcaaactattggagatccacaagccggagtaactactcgtacttcagtgaatgagtgtcttgttgcattttctcttagcaacattgaacccaaaactgtttctgaagctcttcgagatccagaatgggttaaagctatgcaagacgaactcgctcagtttaaaagactaaaaatatggagattagttccaaatccaagaaaagatgaacctattggcacaaagtggattttcaagaacaagaaggatgagaatggagtggtagtaaggaacaaggctcgattagttgcaaagggttattgccaacaacctggtgttgacttcgacgaaacttttgctccagttgcaagaatggaagccattcggattttcttagcttatgccgcattcaaaaacttcactgtgtttcaaatggatgtgaagacagctttcttgaatggtgatctcaaagaagaagtttacgttgaacaaccagaaggttttgttgatcccaaaagaccaaaccatgtctacatgttagacaaggctctctacggtcttaagcaagcaccccgcgcatggtatgattccttatctactttcttgattagaggtggctttaccaaaggcacaatagaCCCTACTCTAttcattcgtaaacaaggtaaacatgttcttcttgtccaaatatatgttgatgacattatctttgggtcaaccagtcaaacattttgtcgaaacttttcatctataatggttaatcattttgaaatgagcatgattggggaaatgaactactttttgggtcttcaaatcaaacaactaccaaatggtattttcatatcacaaggtaagtatattcatgacatgttgaaaaagtttgatatgactacttgttcttcaatttcaactccaatggttgctcgtacaagtattaatgctgataaaaatgggaaaccatttgaccaaaagagatatagaagtatgattggttcattgttgtatcttacagcatttTGCaacagatataatgtttgcaacatgtatgtgtgctaggtatcaagctgcaaTATTATTATGGttctaaatttaataaaaatacattaaatacCTTAAATACCGGtcactttttataaaaacaaaatttcaatTGTAAATACCATACGTTTAAGTAATTACAGTTTACAACATAGTTATGTTAGTTAAATACATCTACTGGTACTAAATTAATattgtgattaaaaaaataaataaataaaattattcaaTATATAAACCTAAAAGAGTTGTATATTCATTAACTTTCTAATATTAGTCTATAaatgacttttatttttgtgCTGAGGTttacttttttagtttattttgaaaggtaaaaaataaagagtaagtattaatatttttttttagggaaatgctaaatacagtctctaagggctgtatttaacgtgcataaaaaaacttgtaccttccatattaaaagggttgtatttagcaaaccccatatttttatgttattataaatatttatgggGATACTTTGAAATGAGaagtgttatgttttttttaatgatataaactCAAATGTCATATAAATTGTTAAGtataatgtaattaattatgaaattgtgATTGATGAGTATGTTGTTACTAATCATTGTCGTGTTTCTTTTTTGGTACACAAATTCAAAACTTCTAAGAATAATTAGCATTAGTATTattaatatgcaattaaatagTTACCATGTTTATTATCTTTTGACTTTTAGATTTTAGAAAGTTGACTTTGAAttttaaaggtcaagatttaaaagcTTATGATTTTCAATGGCCAAGatcaaaagtttaaaatatttttttctcttagctatggtagccatatatatatataatatataattgtggTGGTTTATCAATCAGGAGGTTGTGATTGAACTGTTCAAAGACACCTTACATACATGAGGATACAATAGGCTTGTCGATAGGTATGTGTGTTTTATGCAACACCACAATATAATTTCGGTCTACATCCAAACCAGAACAATCAAACTTCGGTCTACATCCTACCCAAAAGAAGCAAACTTCGGTCTACATCCTACCCAGAAAAATCTCGCTGTAAATTCAAACCAAACAATACAGACAGTCTGATTTGAACGTCATGAAGCTCATTTGATGTTGACAAGAGTTTTTGTCACCAAAAACAGACAACAAAATTCCTCAAAATTTGCATAGAAATAGCAGTAGTTTTATACTTGATGCACCATAAATCAATCATACAACTCAGGTATAATTCCATACATATAACTTAATGCACCTTAAACAAATACCAGGCCATATTAGGGATCACAAAATGATGAAATGCCAGTACATTCCTACTAGATAATGAAACAAAACCCTAAGAAACATATGTTAATTTCAAGCTCTTAAGTACTAATTAACAGACAACTTAAGCTTATAATATAGCAGATTACTTTGCTTATTAACAAGTTCCACAAGCTCCTTTGCTTCATCAATCGCCGACTCCTTTACTAATCCATCCACCACACCCTGCAAACTTGATCTACTAACGTTCAGTTCCCGAAGCAAACTCGTCCTGCTCAGCTCATATGCATATCGGTAATCCGCTCTTTTAGAAGCAAAATTGATAATGATCCTAAACGTTACCAAGTCAGGAACAATCTTATTTTCCACCATTTCTGCATACCATTTCTTGACTCCCACCAAATCATCCTCTTTAACAAAACCATGAATCAGACCGTTATAAGTATACACATCTGGCGTCACCCCATTACCTTTCATCTCATTGATCAATTGAACAGCTTCATCGATTCGTTTATCAACAATCAATCCACGCACTTTAGCATTATAAGTCCATACATCCGGTTCAATATTCTTCCCTCTCATCACCTCCCATAACTTATCACCATCCGATACTAACCCCTTTGCATATAAAGCAACAATAATCGTATTATACGTATACAAACTACACTCACATCCATTCATCTCCATCTCATCAATCATTTTCAACGCGAAATCGCAATCTTCCATCTCACATAACGCTTTGATCATAACATTATACGACACTTCATCCGGCTCAATCCCAACAACCTCTTTCAGTTCTCTAAACAACTCAGGCATTTTATCAACCTTTTTCGAGTTAATACACGCATTAAGTAGCGCGTTAGCAGACAAAACAGTCCGCGGACAATTTAGttcaggcatttcatcaaacaccttacgTGCATGATCAAACATTCTTGCTTTTCCATACAAAGATATCAAACGAGCGACAAAGGACTCATGGGTCATTTCCGTTTTGTATCTTTTTTGATGTTCGAGGATTTCTTCAATGTAGGCATGTTGTCTAGATTTTGCAAGATGTGAAACGACGTCGTTGTAGATCTTGT
The sequence above is drawn from the Erigeron canadensis isolate Cc75 chromosome 4, C_canadensis_v1, whole genome shotgun sequence genome and encodes:
- the LOC122597067 gene encoding pentatricopeptide repeat-containing protein At1g55890, mitochondrial-like → MAFEPLPMSQLTDSLKNLKMFIDTFKRSSNVGPFRYNYKIYNDVVSHLAKSRQHAYIEEILEHQKRYKTEMTHESFVARLISLYGKARMFDHARKVFDEMPELNCPRTVLSANALLNACINSKKVDKMPELFRELKEVVGIEPDEVSYNVMIKALCEMEDCDFALKMIDEMEMNGCECSLYTYNTIIVALYAKGLVSDGDKLWEVMRGKNIEPDVWTYNAKVRGLIVDKRIDEAVQLINEMKGNGVTPDVYTYNGLIHGFVKEDDLVGVKKWYAEMVENKIVPDLVTFRIIINFASKRADYRYAYELSRTSLLRELNVSRSSLQGVVDGLVKESAIDEAKELVELVNKQSNLLYYKLKLSVN